A genomic region of Chloroflexota bacterium contains the following coding sequences:
- a CDS encoding DedA family protein: MDFVSNTYNLIGWPGVVVMMAIESACIPLPSEIIMPLAGWMLIKEKSLSVVYIGAAGAYGALGNTIGSALAYGIGMWGGRPFLEKYGRYILISRRDLDLADRWFYRWGSWSVFVSRLMPVVRTFISLPAGIARMPFLKFLFYTFIGSFIWSVGLAYGGYLLGEHWEQIRAVMRPFDPFIIAVAVVFIALYIYRHIRHIK; this comes from the coding sequence TTGGATTTCGTCAGCAATACCTACAACCTGATAGGTTGGCCGGGTGTTGTCGTCATGATGGCTATAGAGAGCGCCTGCATTCCCCTGCCCAGTGAGATAATAATGCCTCTTGCCGGCTGGATGCTTATTAAGGAGAAATCTCTCAGTGTGGTCTATATAGGGGCAGCCGGTGCCTATGGGGCTTTAGGAAACACGATTGGCTCGGCTCTGGCCTACGGGATAGGTATGTGGGGAGGACGTCCATTTCTGGAAAAATACGGTAGATACATCTTGATATCACGCCGCGATCTGGACCTCGCCGACCGCTGGTTTTACCGATGGGGAAGCTGGTCCGTTTTCGTTTCCCGGTTAATGCCTGTAGTGCGCACCTTCATCAGTTTACCGGCCGGGATAGCCAGAATGCCTTTTCTTAAGTTCCTTTTCTACACTTTTATCGGCTCTTTTATATGGAGCGTGGGGCTGGCCTATGGAGGGTATCTGTTGGGTGAGCACTGGGAGCAAATACGAGCCGTCATGCGTCCTTTTGACCCATTTATTATCGCGGTGGCTGTTGTTTTTATTGCCCTTTATATTTATCGTCACATAAGACATATTAAATAA